One part of the Eulemur rufifrons isolate Redbay chromosome 16, OSU_ERuf_1, whole genome shotgun sequence genome encodes these proteins:
- the MAPK11 gene encoding mitogen-activated protein kinase 11 isoform X1, whose product MGVLGWGRGSWGEGQDTTEDLARRALAWRASPEGLLPGGRAEGRSERRGPGPTERLRAGGRPRTPAATGPTSARPPPPPPPHWPPAFQFGLRHAAAPEGGGEEAVAPLPVADPRAEDVPRAAAAQAPEARERERGAGPRRADQWGGATLGGGPAEGGPMGRCDPGGVGPRRADQWGGATLGACPRRADQWGGAALGAGPRRADQSGGAALGAGPRRADQWGGATLGGRARGGRTNGAVRPWGGGPAEGGPMGRCGPGGGPAGGGVWSLCGAAAALNRRALVPRLVLTPLATQVIGLLDVFTPATSIEDFSEVYLVTTLMGADLNNIVKCQALSDEHVKFLVYQLLRGLKYVHSAGIIHRDLKPSNVAVNEDCELRILDFGLARQADEEMTGYVATRWYRAPEIMLNWMHYNQTVDIWSVGCIMAELLQGKALFPGNDYIDQLKRIMEVVGTPSPEVLAKISSEHVLLMCSQARTYIQSLPPMPQKDLSSIFHGANPLAIDLLGRMLVLDSDQRVSAAEALAHAYFSQYHDPEDEPEAEPYDESVEAKDRTVEEWKELTYQEVLSFKPPEPPKPPGSLEIEQ is encoded by the exons ATGGGGGTCCTGGGCTGGGGGCGAGGGTCTTGGGGCGAGGGACAAGACACGACCGAGGACCTTGCGCGGCGAGCACTGGCATGGCGGGCCAGCCCCGAGGGGCTCCTTCCCGGCGGACGCGCGGAGGGCCGGTCGGAGAGGCGCGGACCCGGGCCCACGGAGCGCCTGCGCGCGGGCGGCCGCCCTAGGACCCCTGCGGCCACCGGGCCCACCTCGGCCcggcctccgccgccgccgccgcctcacTGGCCGCCCGCCTTCCAGTTCGGCCTACGACACGCGGCTGCGCCAGAAGGTGGCGGTGAAGAAGCTGTCGCGCCCCTTCCAGTCGCTGATCCACGCGCGGAGGACGTACCGCGAGCTGCGGCTGCTCAAGCACCTGAAGCACGAGAACGTGAGCGGGGGGCGGGCCCGCGGAGGGCGGACCAATGGGGCGGTGCGACCCTGGGGGGTGGGCCCGCGGAGGGCGGACCAATGGGGCGGTGCGACCCTGGGGGGGTGGGCCCGCGGAGGGCGGACCAATGGGGCGGTGCGACCCTGGGGGCGTGCCCGCGGAGGGCGGACCAATGGGGCGGTGCGGCCCTGGGGGCGGGTCCGCGGAGGGCGGACCAATCGGGCGGTGCGGCCCTGGGGGCGGGTCCGCGGAGGGCAGACCAATGGGGCGGTGCGACCCTGGGGGGGCGGGCCCGCGGAGGGCGGACCAATGGGGCGGTGCGGCCCTGGGGGGGCGGGCCCGCGGAGGGCGGACCAATGGGGCGGTGCGGCCCTGGGGGCGGGCCCGCGGGGGGCGGGGTCTGGAGCCTGTGCGGCGCTGCAGCGGCGCTGAACCGCCGGGCATTGGTTCCCCGCCTGGTCCTGACTCCCCTCGCCACCCAGGTCATCGGGCTTCTGGATGTCTTCACGCCGGCCACGTCCATCGAGGACTTCAGCGAAGT GTACTTGGTGACCACCCTGATGGGCGCCGACCTGAACAACATTGTCAAGTGCCAGGCGCTGAGCGACGAGCACGTCAAGTTCCTGGTTTACCAGCTGCTGCGCGGGCTGAAG TACGTCCACTCGGCCGGGATCATCCACCGG GACCTGAAGCCCAGCAACGTGGCTGTGAATGAGGACTGCGAGCTCAGG ATCCTGGACTTCGGGCTGGCGCGCCAGGCTGATGAGGAGATGACCGGATACGTGGCGACGCGCTGGTACCGGGCACCTGAGATCATGCTGAACTGGATGCACTACAACCAGACAG tgGACATCTGGTCTGTGGGCTGCATCATGGCTGAGCTGCTCCAGGGAAAGGCCCTCTTCCCGGGAAATGACT ACATTGACCAGCTGAAGCGCATCATGGAAGTGGTGGGCACACCCAGCCCCGAGGTTCTGGCAAAGATATCTTCAGAACAC GTCCTTCTTATGTGCTCCCAGGCCCGGACATACATCCAGTCCCTGCCCCCCATGCCCCAGAAGGACCTCAGCAGCATCTTCCATGGAGCCAACCCTCTGG CCATAGACCTCCTTGGAAGGATGCTGGTGCTGGACAGCGACCAGAGGGTCAGTGCGGCGGAAGCCCTGGCCCACGCCTACTTCAGCCAGTACCATGACCCTGAGGATGAGCCAGAGGCAGAGCCCTATGATGAGAGCGTCGAGGCCAAAGACCGCACGGTGGAGGAGTGGAAGG AGCTCACCTACCAGGAAGTCCTCAGCTTCAAGCCCCCAGAGCCTCCAAAACCGCCGGGCAGCCTGGAGATTGAGCAGTGA
- the MAPK11 gene encoding mitogen-activated protein kinase 11 isoform X2, whose translation MGVLGWGRGSWGEGQDTTEDLARRALAWRASPEGLLPGGRAEGRSERRGPGPTERLRAGGRPRTPAATGPTSARPPPPPPPHWPPAFQFGLRHAAAPEGGGEEAVAPLPVADPRAEDVPRAAAAQAPEARERERGAGPRRADQWGGATLGGGPAEGGPMGRCDPGGVGPRRADQWGGATLGACPRRADQWGGAALGAGPRRADQSGGAALGAGPRRADQWGGATLGGRARGGRTNGAVRPWGGGPAEGGPMGRCGPGGGPAGGGVWSLCGAAAALNRRALVPRLVLTPLATQVIGLLDVFTPATSIEDFSEVYLVTTLMGADLNNIVKCQALSDEHVKFLVYQLLRGLKYVHSAGIIHRDLKPSNVAVNEDCELRILDFGLARQADEEMTGYVATRWYRAPEIMLNWMHYNQTVDIWSVGCIMAELLQGKALFPGNDYIDQLKRIMEVVGTPSPEVLAKISSEHARTYIQSLPPMPQKDLSSIFHGANPLAIDLLGRMLVLDSDQRVSAAEALAHAYFSQYHDPEDEPEAEPYDESVEAKDRTVEEWKELTYQEVLSFKPPEPPKPPGSLEIEQ comes from the exons ATGGGGGTCCTGGGCTGGGGGCGAGGGTCTTGGGGCGAGGGACAAGACACGACCGAGGACCTTGCGCGGCGAGCACTGGCATGGCGGGCCAGCCCCGAGGGGCTCCTTCCCGGCGGACGCGCGGAGGGCCGGTCGGAGAGGCGCGGACCCGGGCCCACGGAGCGCCTGCGCGCGGGCGGCCGCCCTAGGACCCCTGCGGCCACCGGGCCCACCTCGGCCcggcctccgccgccgccgccgcctcacTGGCCGCCCGCCTTCCAGTTCGGCCTACGACACGCGGCTGCGCCAGAAGGTGGCGGTGAAGAAGCTGTCGCGCCCCTTCCAGTCGCTGATCCACGCGCGGAGGACGTACCGCGAGCTGCGGCTGCTCAAGCACCTGAAGCACGAGAACGTGAGCGGGGGGCGGGCCCGCGGAGGGCGGACCAATGGGGCGGTGCGACCCTGGGGGGTGGGCCCGCGGAGGGCGGACCAATGGGGCGGTGCGACCCTGGGGGGGTGGGCCCGCGGAGGGCGGACCAATGGGGCGGTGCGACCCTGGGGGCGTGCCCGCGGAGGGCGGACCAATGGGGCGGTGCGGCCCTGGGGGCGGGTCCGCGGAGGGCGGACCAATCGGGCGGTGCGGCCCTGGGGGCGGGTCCGCGGAGGGCAGACCAATGGGGCGGTGCGACCCTGGGGGGGCGGGCCCGCGGAGGGCGGACCAATGGGGCGGTGCGGCCCTGGGGGGGCGGGCCCGCGGAGGGCGGACCAATGGGGCGGTGCGGCCCTGGGGGCGGGCCCGCGGGGGGCGGGGTCTGGAGCCTGTGCGGCGCTGCAGCGGCGCTGAACCGCCGGGCATTGGTTCCCCGCCTGGTCCTGACTCCCCTCGCCACCCAGGTCATCGGGCTTCTGGATGTCTTCACGCCGGCCACGTCCATCGAGGACTTCAGCGAAGT GTACTTGGTGACCACCCTGATGGGCGCCGACCTGAACAACATTGTCAAGTGCCAGGCGCTGAGCGACGAGCACGTCAAGTTCCTGGTTTACCAGCTGCTGCGCGGGCTGAAG TACGTCCACTCGGCCGGGATCATCCACCGG GACCTGAAGCCCAGCAACGTGGCTGTGAATGAGGACTGCGAGCTCAGG ATCCTGGACTTCGGGCTGGCGCGCCAGGCTGATGAGGAGATGACCGGATACGTGGCGACGCGCTGGTACCGGGCACCTGAGATCATGCTGAACTGGATGCACTACAACCAGACAG tgGACATCTGGTCTGTGGGCTGCATCATGGCTGAGCTGCTCCAGGGAAAGGCCCTCTTCCCGGGAAATGACT ACATTGACCAGCTGAAGCGCATCATGGAAGTGGTGGGCACACCCAGCCCCGAGGTTCTGGCAAAGATATCTTCAGAACAC GCCCGGACATACATCCAGTCCCTGCCCCCCATGCCCCAGAAGGACCTCAGCAGCATCTTCCATGGAGCCAACCCTCTGG CCATAGACCTCCTTGGAAGGATGCTGGTGCTGGACAGCGACCAGAGGGTCAGTGCGGCGGAAGCCCTGGCCCACGCCTACTTCAGCCAGTACCATGACCCTGAGGATGAGCCAGAGGCAGAGCCCTATGATGAGAGCGTCGAGGCCAAAGACCGCACGGTGGAGGAGTGGAAGG AGCTCACCTACCAGGAAGTCCTCAGCTTCAAGCCCCCAGAGCCTCCAAAACCGCCGGGCAGCCTGGAGATTGAGCAGTGA
- the MAPK11 gene encoding mitogen-activated protein kinase 11 isoform X3: MGVLGWGRGSWGEGQDTTEDLARRALAWRASPEGLLPGGRAEGRSERRGPGPTERLRAGGRPRTPAATGPTSARPPPPPPPHWPPAFQFGLRHAAAPEGGGEEAVAPLPVADPRAEDVPRAAAAQAPEARERERGAGPRRADQWGGATLGGGPAEGGPMGRCDPGGVGPRRADQWGGATLGACPRRADQWGGAALGAGPRRADQSGGAALGAGPRRADQWGGATLGGRARGGRTNGAVRPWGGGPAEGGPMGRCGPGGGPAGGGVWSLCGAAAALNRRALVPRLVLTPLATQVIGLLDVFTPATSIEDFSEVYLVTTLMGADLNNIVKCQALSDEHVKFLVYQLLRGLKYVHSAGIIHRDLKPSNVAVNEDCELRILDFGLARQADEEMTGYVATRWYRAPEIMLNWMHYNQTVDIWSVGCIMAELLQGKALFPGNDLPQDLVSRGRERSMAGPWEFPERGRH, from the exons ATGGGGGTCCTGGGCTGGGGGCGAGGGTCTTGGGGCGAGGGACAAGACACGACCGAGGACCTTGCGCGGCGAGCACTGGCATGGCGGGCCAGCCCCGAGGGGCTCCTTCCCGGCGGACGCGCGGAGGGCCGGTCGGAGAGGCGCGGACCCGGGCCCACGGAGCGCCTGCGCGCGGGCGGCCGCCCTAGGACCCCTGCGGCCACCGGGCCCACCTCGGCCcggcctccgccgccgccgccgcctcacTGGCCGCCCGCCTTCCAGTTCGGCCTACGACACGCGGCTGCGCCAGAAGGTGGCGGTGAAGAAGCTGTCGCGCCCCTTCCAGTCGCTGATCCACGCGCGGAGGACGTACCGCGAGCTGCGGCTGCTCAAGCACCTGAAGCACGAGAACGTGAGCGGGGGGCGGGCCCGCGGAGGGCGGACCAATGGGGCGGTGCGACCCTGGGGGGTGGGCCCGCGGAGGGCGGACCAATGGGGCGGTGCGACCCTGGGGGGGTGGGCCCGCGGAGGGCGGACCAATGGGGCGGTGCGACCCTGGGGGCGTGCCCGCGGAGGGCGGACCAATGGGGCGGTGCGGCCCTGGGGGCGGGTCCGCGGAGGGCGGACCAATCGGGCGGTGCGGCCCTGGGGGCGGGTCCGCGGAGGGCAGACCAATGGGGCGGTGCGACCCTGGGGGGGCGGGCCCGCGGAGGGCGGACCAATGGGGCGGTGCGGCCCTGGGGGGGCGGGCCCGCGGAGGGCGGACCAATGGGGCGGTGCGGCCCTGGGGGCGGGCCCGCGGGGGGCGGGGTCTGGAGCCTGTGCGGCGCTGCAGCGGCGCTGAACCGCCGGGCATTGGTTCCCCGCCTGGTCCTGACTCCCCTCGCCACCCAGGTCATCGGGCTTCTGGATGTCTTCACGCCGGCCACGTCCATCGAGGACTTCAGCGAAGT GTACTTGGTGACCACCCTGATGGGCGCCGACCTGAACAACATTGTCAAGTGCCAGGCGCTGAGCGACGAGCACGTCAAGTTCCTGGTTTACCAGCTGCTGCGCGGGCTGAAG TACGTCCACTCGGCCGGGATCATCCACCGG GACCTGAAGCCCAGCAACGTGGCTGTGAATGAGGACTGCGAGCTCAGG ATCCTGGACTTCGGGCTGGCGCGCCAGGCTGATGAGGAGATGACCGGATACGTGGCGACGCGCTGGTACCGGGCACCTGAGATCATGCTGAACTGGATGCACTACAACCAGACAG tgGACATCTGGTCTGTGGGCTGCATCATGGCTGAGCTGCTCCAGGGAAAGGCCCTCTTCCCGGGAAATGACT TGCCCCAAGATCTTGTGTCTCGGGGCCGGGAAAGGTCCATGGCTGGCCCGTGGGAGTTTCCTGAGCGAGGTAGACATTGA